A single region of the Blattabacterium cuenoti genome encodes:
- the rplF gene encoding 50S ribosomal protein L6, whose translation MSRIGKKSIFIPENVDVKIIENKILVKGNLGFLNLKISNKLQFILKENKLLIVRNKKDKKSKSLHGLYRVLINNMIIGVSHGFLKKLELVGIGYRASYEGNILDLNLGFSHNIMMQLPEEVNITIQSEKGKNVIIILKSHDKQLLGIIAAKIRSLRSPEPYKGKGVRYFKEEVRRKTGKSA comes from the coding sequence ATGTCTAGAATTGGAAAAAAATCTATTTTTATTCCTGAAAATGTGGATGTTAAAATAATTGAAAATAAAATATTAGTAAAAGGGAATTTGGGATTTTTAAATTTAAAAATTTCTAATAAATTGCAATTTATTTTAAAAGAAAATAAATTGTTAATTGTTAGAAATAAAAAAGATAAAAAAAGTAAATCTTTACATGGGTTATATCGTGTTTTGATTAATAATATGATTATAGGAGTTTCTCATGGATTTTTAAAAAAATTAGAATTAGTAGGAATTGGATATAGAGCTTCTTACGAAGGAAATATTTTGGATCTAAATTTGGGATTTTCTCATAATATTATGATGCAACTTCCTGAAGAAGTTAATATAACTATACAATCAGAAAAAGGAAAAAATGTTATAATTATTTTAAAATCTCATGATAAACAACTTTTGGGAATTATAGCAGCTAAAATTAGATCTTTAAGATCTCCAGAACCTTATAAAGGTAAAGGGGTAAGATATTTTAAAGAAGAAGTTCGTAGAAAAACAGGAAAATCGGCATAA
- the rplQ gene encoding 50S ribosomal protein L17: MNHRRKNNPLGRKYGHRKSILSNLASSLIKKKRIFTTLAKAKVLKKYIEPIITKSKINTTHSRRNIFSYLRDKIAVSELFNNIFEKVRIRPGGYTRIIKTGFRFGDQAPLSFIELVDFNEIYTSKKTIKFIRRSRKKKSTKKTMNNE; the protein is encoded by the coding sequence ATGAATCATAGAAGAAAAAATAATCCTTTAGGAAGAAAATATGGACATCGTAAATCTATTCTTTCCAATTTAGCTTCTTCTTTAATTAAAAAAAAAAGAATTTTTACTACTTTAGCTAAAGCTAAAGTTTTAAAAAAATATATAGAACCTATTATAACAAAATCAAAAATAAATACGACTCATTCAAGAAGAAATATTTTTTCATATTTAAGAGATAAAATAGCGGTATCAGAATTATTTAATAACATTTTTGAAAAAGTACGTATCCGTCCTGGTGGATATACTAGAATTATAAAAACTGGATTTCGTTTTGGAGATCAAGCACCTCTTTCTTTCATTGAATTAGTAGATTTTAATGAAATTTATACATCTAAAAAAACAATAAAATTTATAAGACGTAGTCGAAAAAAAAAGTCGACAAAAAAAACAATGAATAATGAGTAA
- the infA gene encoding translation initiation factor IF-1: MAKQKHIEVDGTIIESSPNAMFRVELENGCIVKAHISGKMRMHYIKILPGDKVRLEMSSYDLERGRITYRY, translated from the coding sequence ATGGCTAAACAAAAGCATATTGAAGTAGATGGAACCATTATTGAATCATCTCCCAATGCAATGTTTCGTGTTGAATTGGAAAATGGTTGTATTGTTAAAGCTCATATATCTGGAAAGATGAGAATGCATTATATAAAAATATTACCAGGAGATAAAGTTAGATTAGAAATGTCTTCTTATGATTTAGAAAGAGGAAGAATAACTTATAGATATTAA
- the rpsE gene encoding 30S ribosomal protein S5 has translation MFDKEKKIKYTGLELKEKLVGVTRVCKVTKGRRYFSFSAIVIKGNENGIVGYGFGKSKEAPDAIHKAGEQAKRNICKVCISNGTIPHEQEAKYGGAHILIRPASNGTGIIAGGPLRAVLEAVGLRNVLSKSKGSSNHHNVIKATIKALSKMRDVYIIAKQRGISINEVYNG, from the coding sequence ATGTTTGATAAAGAAAAAAAAATAAAATATACTGGATTAGAATTAAAAGAAAAATTAGTTGGTGTTACAAGAGTTTGCAAAGTAACCAAAGGAAGAAGGTATTTTAGTTTTAGTGCTATCGTAATAAAAGGAAATGAAAATGGAATAGTAGGTTATGGTTTTGGAAAATCTAAAGAAGCACCAGATGCTATTCATAAAGCAGGAGAACAAGCTAAAAGAAATATTTGTAAAGTATGTATTTCTAATGGGACTATTCCTCATGAACAAGAAGCAAAATATGGAGGAGCACATATTCTTATTCGTCCAGCTTCCAATGGTACTGGAATTATAGCTGGAGGTCCTTTAAGAGCTGTTCTTGAAGCTGTAGGATTAAGAAATGTTTTATCAAAATCAAAAGGATCTTCTAATCATCATAATGTTATTAAAGCTACTATTAAAGCTTTAAGCAAAATGAGAGATGTTTATATCATAGCAAAACAAAGAGGAATTAGTATTAATGAAGTTTATAATGGATAA
- a CDS encoding DNA-directed RNA polymerase subunit alpha, producing the protein MAILDFVKPDRIAMSEFSDNKGIFHLKPLEPGYGITLGNALRRVLLGSLKGFAVTSIRIKGVKYEFSTIEGVVEDVTEIILNFKKIRLKRKIPGIHKETVNVSINHEKQVTGEILNKFISGFKILNKNLIICNKNESVPLEISFTIEEGRGYLPAEENKKNSNDIIGFISIDSIYTPIKNVKYTIENCRVGQKTDFENLSLEIKTDGSICPKIALMEASKILIQYFSIFSYEKIGKKKQEEIRKNKKYDEDFLRMRTLLKSKLSDMDLSVRTKNCLKTAFIKTIADLVNCNKSNMLKMRNFGKKSLEELESKMKEKELYFGMNISEYKLNKE; encoded by the coding sequence ATGGCTATTCTAGATTTTGTAAAACCTGATAGAATTGCAATGTCTGAATTTTCAGATAATAAAGGAATTTTTCATTTAAAACCATTAGAACCTGGATATGGAATTACATTGGGAAATGCGTTAAGAAGAGTATTATTAGGATCCTTAAAAGGATTTGCCGTTACTTCTATTAGAATTAAAGGAGTAAAATATGAATTTTCTACTATAGAAGGAGTAGTAGAAGATGTTACAGAAATAATTTTAAATTTTAAAAAAATTCGTTTAAAACGAAAAATTCCAGGAATTCATAAAGAAACAGTTAATGTTTCTATTAATCATGAAAAACAAGTAACAGGAGAAATTTTAAATAAATTCATTTCTGGATTTAAAATTTTAAACAAAAATTTAATTATTTGCAACAAAAATGAATCTGTTCCTTTAGAAATAAGTTTTACAATTGAGGAAGGAAGAGGTTATCTTCCTGCAGAAGAAAATAAAAAAAATAGTAATGATATTATTGGATTTATTTCTATAGATTCTATTTATACCCCTATTAAAAATGTAAAATATACAATAGAAAATTGTCGTGTAGGACAAAAAACTGATTTTGAAAATCTTTCATTAGAAATAAAAACAGATGGATCTATTTGTCCAAAAATAGCTTTAATGGAAGCTTCCAAAATATTAATTCAATATTTTTCTATTTTTTCATATGAAAAAATAGGAAAAAAGAAACAAGAAGAAATTAGAAAAAATAAAAAATATGATGAAGATTTTTTACGAATGAGAACATTATTAAAATCTAAATTAAGTGATATGGATTTATCTGTTCGAACAAAAAACTGTTTAAAAACTGCATTTATAAAAACTATAGCAGATTTAGTTAATTGTAATAAAAGTAATATGTTAAAAATGAGAAATTTTGGAAAAAAATCTTTGGAGGAGTTAGAAAGTAAAATGAAAGAAAAAGAATTATATTTTGGAATGAATATATCAGAATATAAATTAAATAAAGAATAG
- the rplR gene encoding 50S ribosomal protein L18, protein MKKKRLKKIFGEPNRLRISVFRSNKGIYAQIIDDISRKTLTYSSSKEKIFHKYKKTKMELSSEVGELLGNRAKKLKIKKLVFDKGRYLYHGRIKSLADGIRKVGLKF, encoded by the coding sequence ATGAAAAAAAAAAGATTGAAAAAAATTTTTGGAGAACCAAATAGACTTAGAATTTCTGTTTTTAGAAGTAATAAAGGAATATATGCACAAATTATTGATGATATATCTAGAAAAACTTTAACTTATTCCTCTTCAAAAGAAAAAATATTTCATAAATATAAAAAAACAAAAATGGAATTATCTAGTGAAGTAGGAGAATTATTAGGGAATAGAGCCAAAAAATTAAAAATAAAAAAATTAGTATTTGATAAAGGTAGATATTTATATCATGGTAGAATAAAATCATTAGCTGATGGAATTAGAAAAGTTGGATTGAAATTTTAG
- the rpsM gene encoding 30S ribosomal protein S13, with product MSVRISGIDLPIYKRGVIGLTYLYGIGKSLSKNILHFVGIDENKKVEEWSDDDLSKIRKYISNYIKIEGELRSEIQFNIKRLMDIGCYIGTRHRKGLPLRGQKTKNNCRTRKGRKKTVANKKKVTK from the coding sequence ATGTCAGTTAGAATTTCTGGAATAGATCTTCCAATATATAAAAGAGGTGTAATTGGTCTTACTTATTTATATGGAATAGGAAAAAGTTTATCAAAAAATATTTTACACTTTGTTGGTATAGATGAAAATAAAAAAGTAGAAGAATGGTCTGATGATGATCTTAGTAAGATACGAAAATATATATCTAATTATATAAAAATTGAAGGAGAACTAAGATCTGAAATTCAATTTAATATTAAACGTTTAATGGATATAGGTTGTTATATAGGAACTAGACATAGAAAAGGATTGCCATTAAGAGGTCAAAAAACAAAAAATAATTGTAGAACTAGAAAAGGAAGAAAAAAAACTGTAGCAAATAAGAAAAAAGTTACAAAATAA
- the rpsD gene encoding 30S ribosomal protein S4, with translation MARYIGPKTKISRRFGECIYGEDKYFERRKYPSGQHGNNRRRGKRSEYFIQLIEKQKAKYTYGILERQFERLFVEASRKKGITGELLLQACESRLDNIVFRLKFAPSRSSARQIVSHRHIVVNDYIVNIPSFRLKPGDKIGIKEKSKKHPLILDSMQKKKGLPLVEWLILDEKNMFGIFKIIPKRTQIPENIKEQLIVELYSK, from the coding sequence ATGGCAAGATATATAGGTCCAAAAACTAAAATTTCTAGAAGATTTGGAGAATGTATTTATGGAGAAGATAAGTATTTTGAAAGAAGAAAATATCCATCTGGACAACATGGAAATAATCGTAGAAGAGGAAAACGTTCAGAATATTTTATACAATTAATAGAAAAACAAAAAGCAAAGTATACTTATGGTATATTAGAACGTCAATTTGAAAGATTATTTGTTGAAGCTTCTAGAAAAAAAGGAATTACAGGTGAATTATTATTACAAGCATGTGAAAGTCGTCTTGATAATATAGTTTTTAGATTAAAATTTGCTCCATCTCGTTCTTCTGCACGTCAAATTGTTTCTCATAGACATATTGTAGTAAATGATTATATTGTGAATATTCCATCTTTTAGATTAAAACCAGGAGATAAAATAGGAATAAAAGAAAAATCTAAAAAACATCCATTAATATTAGATTCTATGCAGAAAAAAAAGGGATTACCATTGGTAGAATGGTTAATTTTGGATGAAAAAAATATGTTTGGAATATTTAAAATTATTCCAAAAAGAACACAAATCCCTGAAAATATTAAAGAACAATTAATTGTTGAACTTTATTCTAAATAG
- the eno gene encoding phosphopyruvate hydratase: MSKIKKIQARQILDSRGNPTIEVDVITDKNILGRASIPSGASKGKNEAFELRDNKENIFFGKGVLKAVQNVNKIIAPELIGKSILDQVRIDKLMLELDGTINKKRLGSNAILGISLATAKAASNELKIPLYKYIGGVYTYKLPTPLINIVNGGKHSNAPIIFQEFMIVPIKANSFLEAIQMGHKVFYQLKNLLQKKGLSTSVGDEGGFSPNFNGIEDVLDHILEAIHMSNYEPYDEIGIAIDCAASEFYSNNKYDYSKFEKKIKNSKKTREEHIHYLSYLIKRYPIISIEDAMDQNDWDGWKLLTDEIGDQIQLVGDDLFVTQVNKLNKGIEKKIANSILIKVNQVGTLTETIETIHLAKKNKYKNIISHRSGDTEDTFIADLAVAFNIEQIKIGSICRSERTSKYNQLLRIENILGKYSSYSGWN; this comes from the coding sequence ATGAGTAAAATTAAAAAAATTCAAGCTAGACAAATATTAGATTCAAGAGGAAATCCAACAATAGAAGTAGATGTTATAACAGATAAAAATATATTAGGACGTGCATCTATTCCATCTGGAGCTTCAAAAGGAAAAAATGAAGCCTTTGAATTACGTGACAATAAAGAAAATATTTTTTTTGGGAAAGGAGTGCTTAAAGCTGTTCAAAATGTTAATAAAATTATTGCTCCTGAATTAATTGGAAAATCAATTTTAGATCAAGTTCGTATTGATAAATTAATGTTAGAATTAGATGGAACAATTAATAAAAAAAGATTAGGATCTAATGCTATTTTAGGAATTTCATTAGCAACAGCAAAAGCTGCATCTAATGAATTAAAAATTCCTCTTTACAAATATATAGGAGGAGTTTATACATACAAACTTCCTACCCCTTTAATAAATATTGTTAATGGAGGAAAACATTCTAATGCTCCTATAATTTTTCAAGAATTTATGATAGTTCCTATAAAAGCTAATTCTTTTTTAGAAGCAATACAAATGGGGCATAAAGTTTTTTATCAACTAAAAAATCTTTTACAAAAAAAAGGTTTATCAACAAGTGTTGGTGATGAAGGTGGATTTTCTCCCAATTTTAATGGAATAGAAGATGTTTTAGATCATATATTAGAAGCTATACATATGTCTAATTATGAACCTTATGATGAAATAGGAATAGCGATAGATTGTGCCGCTTCTGAATTTTATTCAAATAATAAATATGATTATTCTAAATTTGAAAAAAAAATAAAAAATTCAAAAAAAACTAGAGAAGAACATATTCATTATTTATCTTATTTAATTAAAAGATATCCAATTATATCTATTGAGGATGCAATGGATCAAAATGATTGGGATGGATGGAAATTATTAACGGACGAAATAGGAGATCAAATTCAATTAGTAGGAGATGATCTTTTTGTTACTCAAGTAAATAAATTAAATAAAGGAATAGAAAAAAAAATTGCAAATTCTATTCTTATAAAAGTAAATCAAGTAGGAACATTAACAGAAACAATTGAAACAATTCATTTAGCTAAAAAAAATAAGTATAAAAATATTATTTCTCATCGTTCTGGAGATACTGAAGATACTTTTATAGCAGATCTTGCTGTTGCATTTAATATAGAACAAATAAAAATAGGTTCTATTTGTCGTTCTGAACGAACTTCAAAATATAATCAATTATTACGTATTGAAAATATTTTGGGAAAATATTCTTCTTATTCAGGATGGAATTAA
- the rpsH gene encoding 30S ribosomal protein S8, whose translation MDTIADFLTKIRNSCLVKHKLLEASYSKIRKEIANVLLNNGYILGYKIETKKKIIKIALKYYKKEISVIQKITRISKPGLRKYCKYKNIPRVLNGLGIAIISTSNGVITDKQARKKKIGGEILCYVY comes from the coding sequence ATGGATACAATTGCTGATTTTTTAACTAAAATTAGAAATTCTTGCTTAGTAAAGCATAAACTTTTGGAAGCTTCTTATTCTAAAATAAGAAAAGAAATTGCTAATGTTTTATTAAATAATGGATATATTTTAGGATATAAAATAGAAACTAAAAAAAAAATAATTAAAATAGCTTTAAAATATTATAAAAAAGAAATTTCTGTTATTCAAAAAATAACTAGAATAAGTAAACCAGGATTAAGAAAATATTGTAAATATAAAAACATACCTCGTGTATTAAATGGATTAGGTATTGCTATTATTTCTACTTCTAATGGTGTTATAACGGATAAACAAGCTAGAAAAAAAAAAATAGGAGGGGAAATTTTATGTTATGTCTATTAA
- the rpmJ gene encoding 50S ribosomal protein L36 — protein MKVRASLKKRTVNCKIVNRKGRLRIINKKNPRFKQKQG, from the coding sequence ATGAAAGTAAGAGCTTCTTTAAAAAAAAGAACTGTAAATTGTAAAATTGTTAATAGAAAAGGACGTTTACGCATTATTAACAAAAAAAATCCTAGATTTAAACAAAAACAAGGTTAG
- the secY gene encoding preprotein translocase subunit SecY, with protein MNIFLKNIHNILTIKELKKKIIITFSLLLVYRFGAYIPIPGINPLGISDFMEKFHSGSKGLMQILSSFTGGAFNRASVLALGIMPYISASIIIQLMCIIIPYLQRLQRDGESGRKQISFITRWLTVIICLIQAPVYLISLTQQFIPFTSVSSNTTYLIDINTFYGKSIFWVIGIIILTSGTLFTMWLGDKITDKGIGNGISVIIMSGIIARFPSAISKEIFSKLEIGNGGLIILFLEFLLWLLVILFSILIIQAIRKIPIQYVSHYKSFGLDSQLRHRKHQYIPLKMTAAGVMPIIFSQAIMLFPLTFSDYIKNIKIKNFFHLFQDIYGLWYNLTISILVIIFTFFYTAITIPVNQMADDLKRNGGHIPKIKPGKETAEYIDNILSKITLPGAILLSIIAILPSIVFRIGITQNFSLFYGGTSLLIVVGVILDISQQVNIHLLNYHYDGLMIMKNRSNRYTKL; from the coding sequence ATGAATATTTTTTTAAAAAATATTCATAATATATTAACCATCAAAGAATTAAAAAAAAAAATAATAATAACTTTCAGTTTATTATTAGTATATCGTTTTGGTGCTTATATACCTATTCCAGGAATTAATCCTTTAGGAATTAGTGATTTTATGGAAAAATTTCATTCTGGATCTAAAGGATTAATGCAAATTTTATCTTCTTTTACTGGTGGAGCTTTTAATCGTGCTTCTGTTTTAGCTCTAGGCATTATGCCTTACATATCTGCTTCTATTATAATACAATTAATGTGTATTATTATTCCTTATTTACAAAGATTACAGAGAGATGGAGAAAGTGGAAGAAAACAAATTAGTTTTATTACAAGATGGTTAACAGTAATAATATGCTTAATACAAGCCCCTGTATATCTTATTTCTTTAACTCAACAATTTATTCCATTTACTTCAGTATCTTCCAATACTACTTATTTAATTGATATAAATACTTTTTATGGTAAAAGTATATTTTGGGTTATAGGAATAATTATTCTAACTTCTGGTACATTATTTACAATGTGGTTGGGAGATAAAATTACAGATAAAGGAATAGGAAATGGAATTTCTGTAATTATTATGTCCGGAATAATCGCTCGTTTTCCAAGTGCTATAAGTAAGGAAATTTTTAGTAAATTAGAAATTGGAAATGGAGGATTAATAATTTTATTTTTAGAATTTTTATTATGGTTATTAGTAATTTTATTTTCTATTTTAATTATTCAAGCTATTAGAAAAATTCCGATACAATATGTTTCTCACTATAAATCTTTTGGATTAGATTCTCAATTGAGACATAGAAAACATCAATATATTCCATTAAAAATGACTGCAGCGGGAGTTATGCCAATTATATTTTCTCAAGCTATTATGCTTTTTCCATTAACATTTTCTGATTATATAAAAAATATTAAAATAAAAAATTTTTTTCATCTTTTCCAAGATATTTATGGATTATGGTATAATTTAACTATTTCTATATTGGTTATAATTTTTACTTTTTTTTATACTGCTATTACTATTCCAGTAAATCAAATGGCTGATGATTTGAAAAGAAATGGAGGACATATTCCAAAAATTAAACCTGGAAAAGAAACTGCTGAATATATAGATAATATATTATCAAAAATTACATTACCTGGTGCTATTTTATTATCTATCATAGCTATATTACCATCTATAGTTTTTAGAATTGGTATTACTCAAAATTTTTCATTATTTTATGGTGGAACTTCATTATTAATAGTGGTAGGAGTTATTTTAGACATTTCACAACAAGTAAACATTCATTTATTAAATTATCATTATGATGGATTAATGATAATGAAAAATCGTAGTAATAGATATACTAAATTATAA
- the rpsK gene encoding 30S ribosomal protein S11, producing MAKLSSKKKSVIVDPLGEAHIRSTFNNIIITLTNKKGEVIAWSSAGKMNFKGSKKNTPYAAQMAAENVAKKGLDAGIKKVEVKVKGPGSGRDAAIRALSNSGIVVTIIKDITPLPHNGCRPPKRRRV from the coding sequence ATGGCAAAATTATCTAGTAAAAAAAAATCAGTTATTGTAGATCCTTTGGGCGAAGCTCATATTAGATCTACTTTTAATAATATTATTATTACCTTAACAAATAAAAAAGGTGAAGTAATAGCATGGTCTTCTGCTGGAAAAATGAATTTTAAAGGATCTAAAAAAAATACTCCATATGCTGCTCAAATGGCTGCAGAAAATGTAGCAAAAAAAGGATTAGATGCAGGAATAAAAAAAGTAGAAGTAAAAGTAAAAGGTCCAGGATCAGGTAGAGATGCAGCTATACGAGCATTAAGTAATTCTGGAATAGTAGTAACAATAATTAAAGATATAACTCCATTACCTCATAATGGATGTCGTCCTCCTAAAAGGAGAAGAGTTTAA
- the nhaD gene encoding sodium:proton antiporter NhaD, producing the protein MIILVFILGYLFITFENLFSLNKVIPSILMATLCWSLIMFFNFPVYDLDHYSIVQKDPKYLLLLHLGKTSEIVFFLIGAMSIISVVEKYSGFEALKEFFYTKKKRKFLWKISLVSFLLSAIIDNLTATIVLISLLRKTVSNYKERLYYLGIVIISANAGGVWSPIGDITTTMLWISNKVTTMHLFKKIFIPSILCMFISTFIASYMPIFNGSINIKKNKTSKENIKNGFFMLKIGLLLMLFVPIFKTITGSPPYMGMMFSLGILLCIVYTKYKSESILSIDEIFRKLDISSILFFFGILLSVSSLESMGILYDLSHWMNERVYTWKITTFIFGLISSIIDNVPLVAASISMFSYPKDHDLWHFIAYVSGTGGSIFLIGSAAGLAAMGMEKINFFWYLKKISWIAFIGYISGFFYLLISLFFSL; encoded by the coding sequence ATGATTATTTTAGTTTTTATTTTAGGATATTTATTTATTACTTTTGAAAATTTATTTTCTTTAAATAAAGTCATTCCATCTATTTTAATGGCGACTCTTTGTTGGTCATTAATTATGTTTTTCAATTTCCCTGTTTATGATTTAGATCACTATTCCATAGTTCAAAAAGATCCTAAATATTTATTATTACTTCATTTAGGAAAAACATCTGAAATTGTTTTTTTTTTAATTGGTGCTATGTCTATTATTTCCGTTGTTGAAAAATATTCTGGATTTGAAGCTTTAAAAGAATTTTTTTATACAAAAAAAAAACGGAAATTTTTATGGAAAATAAGTTTAGTTTCTTTTTTATTATCTGCCATAATAGATAATCTTACCGCAACTATAGTTTTAATATCTCTTTTAAGAAAAACAGTTTCTAATTATAAAGAACGTTTATATTATTTAGGAATAGTTATTATATCTGCTAATGCCGGAGGAGTTTGGTCTCCAATAGGGGATATCACCACTACAATGTTATGGATTTCTAATAAAGTAACCACAATGCATCTTTTTAAAAAAATATTCATTCCATCTATTTTGTGTATGTTTATTTCTACCTTTATAGCATCTTATATGCCTATTTTTAATGGATCCATTAATATAAAAAAAAACAAAACCTCAAAAGAAAACATTAAAAATGGTTTTTTTATGTTAAAAATAGGTTTACTTTTAATGTTATTTGTTCCTATTTTTAAAACTATTACAGGATCCCCACCATATATGGGAATGATGTTTTCTCTAGGAATTCTTCTTTGTATAGTATATACAAAATATAAATCAGAATCCATTTTATCTATAGATGAAATTTTTAGAAAATTAGATATTTCCAGTATTTTATTTTTTTTTGGAATTTTACTTTCTGTTTCTTCTTTAGAATCTATGGGAATATTATATGATTTATCTCATTGGATGAATGAAAGAGTTTATACATGGAAAATAACAACGTTTATATTTGGATTAATTTCTTCTATTATAGATAATGTTCCTTTAGTAGCTGCTAGTATTTCTATGTTTTCTTATCCAAAAGATCATGATTTATGGCATTTTATAGCTTATGTATCTGGAACAGGAGGAAGTATTTTTCTTATAGGATCTGCTGCTGGATTAGCAGCTATGGGAATGGAGAAAATAAATTTTTTTTGGTATTTAAAAAAAATTAGTTGGATAGCTTTTATTGGTTATATTTCTGGATTTTTTTATTTATTAATTTCTCTATTTTTTTCTTTGTAA
- the rplO gene encoding 50S ribosomal protein L15, producing the protein MDKNFIKIGELSPNNGSRKKKLRLGRGQGSGKGGTCGRGHKGAKSRSGFSKKIGFEGGQMPIQRRSPKFGFRKKQKKIIGINLDIIQNYIDKGRIKKENILNKEIFLKNNLIKKNDLIKILGRGELRSPLKIYAYKFSKKALFSIKKVGGEAFFYKNIL; encoded by the coding sequence ATGGATAAAAATTTTATAAAAATAGGAGAACTATCTCCAAATAATGGATCTAGAAAAAAAAAATTAAGATTAGGAAGAGGACAAGGGTCTGGAAAAGGAGGAACTTGTGGAAGAGGACATAAAGGAGCAAAATCACGATCTGGTTTTTCTAAAAAAATAGGTTTTGAAGGTGGACAAATGCCTATTCAAAGAAGAAGTCCTAAATTTGGATTTAGAAAAAAACAAAAAAAAATTATTGGAATTAATTTGGATATTATACAAAATTATATTGATAAAGGAAGAATTAAAAAAGAAAATATTCTTAATAAAGAAATTTTTTTAAAAAATAATTTGATTAAAAAAAATGATTTAATCAAAATTTTAGGTAGAGGAGAACTTCGTTCTCCATTAAAAATATATGCATATAAATTTAGTAAAAAAGCTTTATTTTCTATTAAAAAAGTAGGAGGAGAAGCTTTTTTTTATAAAAATATATTATGA
- the rpsN gene encoding 30S ribosomal protein S14, which yields MAKESVKARQKKREKIVLKYANKRKILKKSGDYELLQKLPRDASPVRLRNRCSITGRCRGYMRKFGVSRIIFRSLVSQGLIPGVKKASW from the coding sequence ATGGCTAAAGAATCAGTTAAAGCAAGACAAAAAAAGAGAGAAAAAATAGTTCTTAAATATGCAAATAAAAGAAAAATACTTAAAAAATCAGGAGATTATGAATTGCTACAAAAATTACCTAGAGATGCATCTCCTGTTCGTTTAAGAAATAGATGTTCTATTACTGGAAGATGTAGAGGATATATGCGTAAATTTGGAGTTTCTAGAATTATTTTTAGAAGTTTAGTTTCTCAAGGACTCATTCCTGGAGTAAAAAAAGCTAGTTGGTAA
- the rplE gene encoding 50S ribosomal protein L5 has translation MIYEPRLQKFYKKKIVSDLIKEFGYHSVMEVPKLKKIVIHQGIGISVLDKKIIDFSIKEITDITGQKAIFCYSKHDESGFKLRKGMPIGVKVTLRRIKMFEFLERLIVVSLPRVRDFNGLKENSFDGCGNYNMGIVEQLIYPEVNIDKIKKNMGMNITFVTSAKSDREAKKLLSFFGIPFKKK, from the coding sequence ATGATTTACGAACCTAGATTACAAAAATTTTATAAAAAAAAAATAGTTTCAGATTTAATAAAAGAATTTGGATATCATTCTGTAATGGAGGTTCCTAAATTAAAAAAAATAGTAATTCATCAAGGAATTGGAATATCTGTTTTAGATAAAAAAATTATAGATTTTTCTATAAAAGAAATAACAGATATTACAGGACAAAAAGCTATTTTTTGTTATTCTAAACATGATGAATCTGGATTTAAGTTGAGAAAAGGAATGCCTATAGGAGTTAAAGTTACTTTACGTAGAATAAAAATGTTTGAATTCTTGGAAAGACTTATTGTTGTATCCTTACCTAGAGTAAGAGATTTTAATGGTTTGAAAGAAAATAGTTTTGATGGTTGTGGAAATTATAATATGGGGATAGTAGAACAATTAATTTATCCTGAAGTAAATATTGATAAAATAAAAAAGAATATGGGAATGAATATAACATTTGTTACTTCTGCTAAAAGTGATAGGGAAGCTAAAAAACTTTTATCTTTTTTTGGAATTCCTTTTAAAAAAAAATAA